The window GTTCTCCGATATTATCCGCGCTTTCGATGTGCTCACTCCCGGGGCAGTCGTCATTGCCGTGCTGTCGGTGCTGGTTTTGTATTGCTGGGATAAAACGCCGCTGAAGAATCTCAAGTTGCTGCCCGCCTCGCTGTTTGTGGTCGTGCTGGGCGTATTACTCAATCTGGTATTCACCAACTCCATGCCGTGGCTGGCGATCGGCAAGGACCATCTGGTGCACCTGCCACCTATCGACACCAGCAACCTGGGCGCTTATCTGCACCTGCCCACCCTCGGCCATTTCACCAACGGCGATGTGTGGGTGGTCGGCATCACCATTGCGATCGTCGCTTCCCTGGAAACGCTGCTCAATATCGAAGCGGTCGACAAACTCGATCCCCATAAACGCGAAACCCCGCCGAATCGGGAACTGCTCGCGCAAGGCGTGGGCAATATTTGCGCAGGGCTGTTCGGCGCCCTTCCGGTGACGTCGGTCATCGTGCGCAGCTCGGTCAATATCCAGACCGGCAACAAGACCAAGGCGTCCGCCATCCTGCATGGCGTTTTCATGCTCGCCAGCGTCCTGGTATTAAGCCCGGTACTCAATCTGATTCCCTTGTCGGCACTGGCGGCGATCCTCATCATGACCGGATACAAGCTGGCAAAAGTGTCGCTGTTTCGTGACATGTACCAGAAAGGCTGGTCGCAATTCCTGCCGTTTGCTGTCACCGTGGTCGCTATCGTGTTCACCGACCTGCTGATGGGCGTGCTGATCGGCCTTGCGACCAGTATGTTTTATCTGGCGCGCAGCAATTTCCGCAATCCCTACTCGCTAGAGCAGTACCGTCTGCACATCGGCGAAGTCATCAAAATGGTCTTGCCGAACCAGGTGTCGTTCCTGAACAAGGCCACCATCAAAACCGCGCTATGGGAGACGCCGAACGGCTCCAAGGTGCTGATCGACGCAAGCAATGCGGACTTCATCGACCACGATGTACTGGAAACCATCCAGGACTTCCGCGATGTGGTGGCGGCCGAACGTAACATTCAGCTGAACGTGATCGGCCTGCGCGAAAAATACAGCCTGAGCGATCCGATCCAGTTCGTCACCGTGCTGGATAAGGAAACCCAGAAAAGGCTGCGTCCTGAAGAAGTGCTGCAACTGCTGCGCGATGGGAATCAGCGGTTTTTCGAGGGACGCTGTACCGAAAAGTACTACCACCATCAGGTCGGCGCCACCGCCGCCAGCCAGCACCCCATGGCCGTGGTGGTCAACTGCATCGACTCGCGAACATCCCCTGAACTGATTTTCGACGCCGGCCTGGGCGATCTGCTGACGATTCGCATTGCCGGCAACATCATCAGCCGCGAGATTATCGGCAGCCTGGAAATCGCGTCCAAGCTCGGCGCCAAACTGATTGTCGTGAAAGGGCACTCCAACTGCGGCGCGATCGGCCTGGCGATGAAGGGCGAACAGGCATACAGCATCGGCGCGATCACCGGCAAAATCGAGCTGGCCATCCGGCAGTGCCAATGTTCGGCGCACGATATCGCCGCTGGCGAGAAGACAGTGCTCGAAAAGGTCGCGCTTCAGAACGTCGAAAATTCGCTCGCTGAAATCGTCAACAGCAGCGAATACCTGCGTGGATGCCTGCAGCGGGGCGAGATCGGCCTGGTCGGCGCCTACCACGACATCTCCGTGGGAAAAGTGCAGTTCGGCGAACTCGTCACGGACGAGAAGATCGCGCGTTTCCGGCAATTGCACACGCCCGCCGCGGCCTGAGCCGTCGAGCGCGTACTCAAGTCACCGCGACGCCCGGGCCGGAGTAAACGCCTGCGGCCGCTCCGGGCCGCAGGAACTTAATTGTCCGGGAGGGTGAAGTCGTCGTGCACCGGCTTGCCGCCCAGCAGCTCGTCGAGGCGGCCGCGCAGGCTGCGCGCCATTTCGCTGCCCTTGGCCTTGAGCACCGCTTCCAGGTACTGCAGGCGCAGTGCGCGGAAGTCGTCGACGTTGTTGCACTTTTCCACCTTGAGCTGCAGCATGATGCCGCGCAGCCCGATCGTGCTCTTGATGGTCTGGTTATAGAAGTCGTACAGATGGCGAAAGCGCGTGGCGTCATCGAGCTGGCTCTCGGCCAGCGCTTGCGCGGACGGGGCGTCGGCGCTGGCAACCGCGGGCAGCGGCGCTGCGCCGTCGTCGTGCAGGTAGTCATGGTGGGCGCCCTCGGCCCCGGCCACGCGCCGCGCCACTTGGCGCGCACGCGCCGATGCCGGCAACTTGGGCGCTGCCGCCGCCGCCGGCTCTTCACCGCTGGCCAGGAAAATGTAGCCTTCTTGCAGTAATTCCTTGACGCTGTCCGCAGTCACGCCCACGCCGGCGAAATTGCGCAGCAAGTCCTCGAGCGAATGACGCCCGTCGATCATCACCAGGATCGTGCGCAAGCGCGACGACAGTTGATTCTTGCGTGTGGAAATTTCCTCTCGACCCTTGTCGGTCTTGTCGTACACCATTGTGCTCATGCTGCCCCCGGAATATGGTTTGATACCGCAGCCGGAAAATGGTTTGGAATTGCCGCGCGGATAGATTTTCTTGAGGATACACCACGTTACACTTTGCAGGAATGCCCGCACCGCTTTATTTGGTGCAGCGCGCAACAAGTGAGGTGTAAGTACAACGTTGCAACGGATAAAACCCCTCCGCGCCGGGCCGGCGGGGAGGGGCACCGGCCCCGTTCCGCGCAGGGAATGGACGGACTAAAACGCCGCTCAGGCCTGGCGTTTGTGCTTGCCGTGATGTCCGCGCCGCATGCTTTGCTCGTCAAAAACTTTCTTTTGCTCCGGCGTTAGTGTCGAATAGAAGGTGTTCAAGGCAGCCAGCCGGGTTTCCATGGCCGCGACATGCTGCTTGGCCATTTCCAGCTGCTTTTCCATGCGCTCCGGCGCCGTCAGGCTGGCCCACTGGCCGCGTTCGCCACGAGCGGGGCGCTGGCCCGGTTTGCTGGCGGCGATGAACGCCGCCCAGGCCGGTTCCTGTGCCGCAGTAAGCTTGAGCTGGTCGTGCAGGCGCGCCTGGCGCGCGGCCATGTGCGCGGCCCGGTTGCCATGGTCGCCGTGGTGACCGCGGTGGGCTTCCACGCTGGTCGCTTTCGGGTTGACGCTCTCCTGTGCGTGTACGGCAACGGCGGCGCCGCCCATGCCCAGCACGGCAAGACTGATCACGAGGCTTTTGCGGACGGTATTGAGTACGTTCATGGCGTTTCCTTTTGGATGAATGGTGCGGGGTGCATCTGCATCATGTTCCCGGCATGTTTCCAAGCCGTGTCCGCTGCCAAAGAGTTTGTATCAATATGTATCGGCGCCATGGCAATATACATGACGATACAAAACCGCTATCCGGGCCCTCGCTAAGTGGTGATAATTGCGGACATGGATACTCCTTCTACCATTCTCATCGTTGACGACGACCGCGACATCCGTTCGCTGCTGGCCGATTACCTCGAATCGAACGGCTACCGCGCCCTGGCCGCGGCCGACGGCACGGCCATGTGGAAGACGCTCGACGAAGCGCGTCCCGACCTGATCGTGCTCGACCTGAACCTGCCCGGCGACGACGGCCTGACCCTGTGCCGCAAGCTGCGCGCCACGTCGACCCTGCCGGTCATCATGCTCACCGCCCGCAACGAGCCGCTCGACCGCATCCTGGGCCTGGAAATGGGCGCCGACGATTACCTGCCCAAGCCGTTCGAGCCGCGCGAGCTGCTGGCGCGCATCCGCAGCGTGCTGCGCCGCAGCCACGCCATGCCGTCCAACGCGCCGTCCGACAATGCCCAGCAGATGCGCTTTGCCGGCTGGACCCTGGACCTGACCGCGCGCCACCTGCTCAATCCCGAGGGCATCGTCATCATGCTCTCCGGCGCCGAATTCCGCCTGCTGCGCGTGTTCCTCGAGCATCCCAACCGCGTGCTCAACCGCGACCAGCTGCTCAACCTGACCCAGGGCCGCGACGCCGATCCTTTCGACCGCTCGATCGACATCCAGATCAGCCGCCTGCGCCAGAAGCTCGGCGAGGATGCGCGCCTGCCGCAGATCATCAAGACGGTGCGCAACGGCGGCTACGTGCTGGCCGGCCAGGTGACGGTGGAG of the Massilia violaceinigra genome contains:
- a CDS encoding Spy/CpxP family protein refolding chaperone → MNVLNTVRKSLVISLAVLGMGGAAVAVHAQESVNPKATSVEAHRGHHGDHGNRAAHMAARQARLHDQLKLTAAQEPAWAAFIAASKPGQRPARGERGQWASLTAPERMEKQLEMAKQHVAAMETRLAALNTFYSTLTPEQKKVFDEQSMRRGHHGKHKRQA
- a CDS encoding bifunctional SulP family inorganic anion transporter/carbonic anhydrase, giving the protein MNIQNLKHDLPASIVVFLVALPLCLGVALASGAPLISGIIAGIIGGIVVGIISKSQTSVSGPAAGLAAVILASITKLGSFELLLTSVLIAGCLQLAMGVFRAGFIANYIPSNVIKGLLAAIGILLILKQIPHAIGYDKQSDDGFSFIQPNGENTFSDIIRAFDVLTPGAVVIAVLSVLVLYCWDKTPLKNLKLLPASLFVVVLGVLLNLVFTNSMPWLAIGKDHLVHLPPIDTSNLGAYLHLPTLGHFTNGDVWVVGITIAIVASLETLLNIEAVDKLDPHKRETPPNRELLAQGVGNICAGLFGALPVTSVIVRSSVNIQTGNKTKASAILHGVFMLASVLVLSPVLNLIPLSALAAILIMTGYKLAKVSLFRDMYQKGWSQFLPFAVTVVAIVFTDLLMGVLIGLATSMFYLARSNFRNPYSLEQYRLHIGEVIKMVLPNQVSFLNKATIKTALWETPNGSKVLIDASNADFIDHDVLETIQDFRDVVAAERNIQLNVIGLREKYSLSDPIQFVTVLDKETQKRLRPEEVLQLLRDGNQRFFEGRCTEKYYHHQVGATAASQHPMAVVVNCIDSRTSPELIFDAGLGDLLTIRIAGNIISREIIGSLEIASKLGAKLIVVKGHSNCGAIGLAMKGEQAYSIGAITGKIELAIRQCQCSAHDIAAGEKTVLEKVALQNVENSLAEIVNSSEYLRGCLQRGEIGLVGAYHDISVGKVQFGELVTDEKIARFRQLHTPAAA
- a CDS encoding response regulator; this encodes MDTPSTILIVDDDRDIRSLLADYLESNGYRALAAADGTAMWKTLDEARPDLIVLDLNLPGDDGLTLCRKLRATSTLPVIMLTARNEPLDRILGLEMGADDYLPKPFEPRELLARIRSVLRRSHAMPSNAPSDNAQQMRFAGWTLDLTARHLLNPEGIVIMLSGAEFRLLRVFLEHPNRVLNRDQLLNLTQGRDADPFDRSIDIQISRLRQKLGEDARLPQIIKTVRNGGYVLAGQVTVEPGT